Genomic segment of Paenibacillaceae bacterium GAS479:
CGAGCCCCATAATGCGACTTGCGGATGTTGAGCTCCGCCGTGTCACGAATGCCCTGTTTGCCCATGACGCTGAGATAAATGGAAGCGCAAAGCGCAAGCAGCGCCTGGTTGGAGCAAATGTTGGACGTCGCTTTCTCACGGCGGATATGCTGCTCACGAGCTTGCAGCGTCAGCACGAAGCCGCGCTTGCCGTCGAGGTCCTTCGTCTGGCCGACGATACGGCCGGGCATCCGGCGCATGAGCGGCTCAGCGACGGCGAAAAAGCCGCAGGTCGGACCGCCGAGCGAGCTCGCAATGCCGAGCGGCTGGGCATCGCCGACGACGATGTCGGCGCCAAGCGCGCCCGGCGATTCCAGTAAGCCGAGCGACAGCGGGTTGGCGCTGACGACGAGCAGCGCCTTGGCTGCGTGCACTGCCGGCTCGATGGCGGCGAGGTTTTCGATGCCGCCCAAGAAGTTCGGCGACTGCAGAAGCACAGCCGCAGTCGTTTCGTCGATGGCCGCGGCGAGCGCGTCGATGTCGGTCAGGCCGTCCTTGACGGCGACTTCGACGACGTCAAGACCGAGGCCGCGAGCCGTCGTGCGCACGATCTCGCGCGCTTCGGGGTGTACGGCGCGCGAGATGACGATGCGCTTGCGGCGGGTGTGGGCGGAGGCGAGGGCAGCCGCTTCGGCGAGCGCCGTCGCTCCGTCGTACATGCTGGCATTGGCAACGGCCATGCCGGTCAGCTCACAGATGTAGGACTGAAATTCAAAGATGGCCTGCAGCTCGCCCTGGCTTATTTCCGGTTGATAGGGGGTATAGGCCGTATAAAATTCCGAGCGGGATGCGAGATGGTTGATGACTACTGGAATATGGTGATCATACAGGCCGGCGCCGAGGAAGCTGATTGAGCTGTCCTGATCGGCGTTGCGCCCCGCCAGTTGTTTGAGATGGCGAAGCAGCGCCCATTCATCCAGCGCACCCGACATAGGCAGCGTTCCCTCGTAACGGATGGAGGAGGGAATATCACGGAACAGATCATCTATGGAAGAGGCGCCGATCGTTTGAAGCATCTCGGTCTGGTCTTGCTCCGTCATGGGGATATAGCGATGCTGGCTG
This window contains:
- a CDS encoding glycine dehydrogenase subunit 1, whose translation is MTSQHRYIPMTEQDQTEMLQTIGASSIDDLFRDIPSSIRYEGTLPMSGALDEWALLRHLKQLAGRNADQDSSISFLGAGLYDHHIPVVINHLASRSEFYTAYTPYQPEISQGELQAIFEFQSYICELTGMAVANASMYDGATALAEAAALASAHTRRKRIVISRAVHPEAREIVRTTARGLGLDVVEVAVKDGLTDIDALAAAIDETTAAVLLQSPNFLGGIENLAAIEPAVHAAKALLVVSANPLSLGLLESPGALGADIVVGDAQPLGIASSLGGPTCGFFAVAEPLMRRMPGRIVGQTKDLDGKRGFVLTLQAREQHIRREKATSNICSNQALLALCASIYLSVMGKQGIRDTAELNIRKSHYGARVLGALEGFSLPWQPQMPFFNEFVLRLPDGINVSELNRRLLQEGFFGGYDLGGVYPELEGHMLVAVTEKRTREEIDAFAAALGRLTKEVHV